The following coding sequences lie in one Hyalangium ruber genomic window:
- a CDS encoding GNAT family N-acetyltransferase has protein sequence MPPPIVKSPTPSPSPASPQAFRIRRARRGDAEALATLLRELGFPEGSDTQTVHWVTSHPEIEIFVACDPQDRPVGMLSLSHRPQLRLRGRIATVDELVVTESWRRRGVGKALLLHAIERAKVLSVKRLELAGRHEAGAELASFYEACGFTADCQVFRHDGFESRR, from the coding sequence GTGCCGCCCCCCATCGTCAAAAGTCCGACGCCGTCTCCCTCACCCGCCTCCCCCCAGGCGTTCCGCATCCGTCGCGCGCGCCGCGGAGATGCCGAAGCCCTGGCCACGCTGCTGCGGGAGCTCGGCTTCCCTGAGGGCTCGGACACGCAGACGGTGCATTGGGTCACCAGCCATCCCGAGATCGAGATCTTCGTCGCGTGCGATCCGCAGGACCGGCCCGTGGGCATGCTCAGCCTCTCGCACCGGCCGCAGCTGCGGCTGCGCGGGCGCATCGCCACGGTGGATGAGCTGGTGGTGACGGAGAGCTGGCGGCGGCGCGGCGTGGGCAAGGCGCTGCTGCTGCACGCCATCGAGCGGGCCAAGGTGCTGAGCGTGAAGCGCCTGGAGCTGGCCGGCCGTCACGAGGCCGGCGCGGAGCTGGCGAGCTTCTACGAGGCCTGCGGCTTCACCGCCGACTGCCAGGTGTTCCGGCACGACGGGTTCGAGTCCCGTCGCTGA
- a CDS encoding PhnD/SsuA/transferrin family substrate-binding protein — MKTSRLLLICLAMVCAWAPAAWAQKKSTLGVFLPTTLTDGQERFEFAEKLAGQLGTALGQPVAAKSFGRYEDFSKAISDGLVDFAVVDAWAAVQLGAKATPVAFAALSGDTNQRWAIVSNAKGSVKDLAGKRLALTKGSGPSDPKFVSHVVFAGDLDAQRHFKIVSVPNVESALKALEAKGAEAALVPVSHVPKDMKVLFRSAKVPGAVLVSLRGNPESLENNLSQLSSVAPFSAFVKVQGREFEDFRKLAQQGPPRRQPVIIDSPVLRVDTDALVQSEQLNPVLPSFTSAMEVSGEQPDD, encoded by the coding sequence ATGAAGACCTCTCGCCTGTTGCTGATCTGCCTCGCGATGGTGTGCGCCTGGGCGCCCGCCGCGTGGGCCCAGAAGAAGTCCACCCTCGGCGTGTTCCTGCCCACCACCCTCACGGACGGCCAGGAGCGCTTCGAGTTCGCCGAGAAGCTCGCGGGCCAGCTCGGCACCGCGCTGGGCCAGCCCGTGGCGGCCAAGAGCTTCGGCCGCTACGAGGACTTCTCCAAGGCCATCTCCGACGGCCTGGTCGACTTCGCCGTGGTGGACGCGTGGGCCGCCGTGCAGCTGGGCGCCAAGGCCACCCCGGTGGCCTTCGCCGCGCTGTCCGGAGACACCAACCAGCGCTGGGCCATCGTCTCCAACGCCAAGGGCTCGGTGAAGGACCTCGCCGGCAAGCGGCTGGCGCTCACCAAGGGCTCGGGGCCCTCGGATCCGAAGTTCGTCTCGCACGTCGTCTTCGCGGGCGACCTGGATGCGCAGCGCCACTTCAAGATCGTCTCGGTGCCCAACGTGGAGTCGGCGCTCAAGGCGCTCGAGGCCAAGGGCGCCGAGGCCGCGCTGGTGCCGGTGTCGCACGTGCCCAAGGACATGAAGGTGCTCTTCCGCAGCGCCAAGGTGCCCGGCGCGGTGCTGGTGAGCCTGCGCGGCAACCCTGAGTCCCTGGAGAACAACCTCTCCCAGCTCTCCTCCGTGGCCCCCTTCAGCGCCTTCGTCAAGGTGCAGGGCCGTGAGTTCGAGGACTTCCGCAAGCTGGCCCAGCAGGGTCCACCGCGCCGCCAGCCAGTCATCATCGACAGCCCGGTGCTGCGCGTGGACACCGATGCCCTGGTGCAGTCCGAGCAGCTCAACCCGGTGCTGCCCTCCTTCACCAGCGCCATGGAAGTCTCGGGCGAGCAGCCCGACGATTGA
- a CDS encoding SpoIIE family protein phosphatase: MTGTIVAPLEAGELPDVASIRGMRLDQLLLLTTGALVVVIVGLLAALSFASTKNLFEDTAGRFKDRLQSQARELGQTVSHTLALTSATSLRDNNYGFLSEVARSITEDNPNILRVQMFDADGLLVADSDKDAKLGESSGGRKAERGWATAFFQDQPVFEFQEPLDYNSQSGKGLIVISYSLNALQKQINELEESKQQTLRQTTLRTVGLGLGFVVLAGILAALQSRSVTRPLGVLTRRVMQLAAGDLSARSTGQATGAGREVKTLGVVFNHMAERIKVLLEDVRVKAQLEREMSLARTVQETLLPGREALQMGPLRIAGLVVTADACGGDWWFRAPLDEQRVVIGIGDVTGHGLSTALVATSATSGFASAMTMREPDQLNSQVLISALNITLAHLGRAEYQMSSALAVIDTQNGLIDYAAGGHPAAAVYNRLSGQFASLPARGPLLGASVTSTYSSRQAQLRPGDIVVWYTDGLTEARDAGGKLYGTQRLGAAVQANASLSAEALRDAILADVRAFSAGQPQRDDITVVVAEFSPAS; encoded by the coding sequence ATGACGGGCACCATCGTCGCTCCGCTCGAGGCCGGTGAGCTGCCCGACGTGGCCTCCATCCGCGGCATGCGGCTGGACCAGTTGCTGCTGTTGACCACGGGCGCGCTCGTCGTCGTCATCGTCGGTCTGCTCGCCGCGCTCTCGTTCGCCTCCACGAAGAACCTGTTCGAGGACACCGCCGGCCGCTTCAAGGACAGGCTCCAGAGCCAGGCCCGCGAGCTCGGACAGACGGTGAGCCACACCCTGGCGCTCACCTCCGCCACCTCGCTGCGCGACAACAACTACGGCTTCCTCTCCGAGGTGGCGCGCTCCATCACCGAGGACAACCCCAACATCCTGCGCGTGCAGATGTTCGACGCCGACGGGCTGCTGGTGGCCGACTCGGACAAGGACGCCAAGCTGGGCGAGTCCTCCGGAGGCCGCAAGGCCGAGCGTGGCTGGGCCACCGCCTTCTTCCAGGATCAGCCCGTCTTCGAGTTCCAGGAGCCGCTGGACTACAACTCCCAGAGCGGCAAGGGCCTCATCGTCATCAGCTACTCGCTCAACGCGCTCCAGAAGCAGATCAACGAGCTGGAGGAGAGCAAGCAGCAGACCCTGCGGCAGACGACGCTGCGCACCGTGGGCCTGGGGCTCGGCTTCGTGGTGCTCGCCGGCATCCTCGCCGCGCTGCAGAGCCGCAGCGTGACCCGGCCCCTGGGCGTGCTCACCCGCCGGGTGATGCAGCTGGCCGCGGGTGACCTGAGCGCTCGCAGCACCGGGCAGGCCACGGGCGCCGGCCGCGAGGTGAAGACGCTGGGCGTGGTGTTCAACCACATGGCCGAGCGCATCAAGGTCCTGCTCGAGGACGTGCGCGTCAAGGCGCAGCTCGAGCGCGAGATGTCGCTTGCGCGCACGGTGCAGGAGACGCTGCTGCCCGGCCGCGAGGCGCTGCAGATGGGGCCCCTGCGCATCGCCGGCCTGGTCGTCACCGCGGATGCGTGCGGCGGCGACTGGTGGTTCCGCGCCCCGCTGGACGAGCAGCGCGTGGTGATCGGCATCGGCGACGTGACGGGCCACGGTCTGTCCACGGCGCTGGTGGCCACCAGCGCCACCTCGGGGTTCGCCTCGGCCATGACGATGCGCGAGCCGGACCAGCTCAACTCGCAGGTCCTCATCAGCGCGCTCAACATCACCCTGGCCCACCTGGGCCGCGCCGAGTACCAGATGTCCAGCGCGCTGGCCGTCATCGACACGCAGAACGGCCTCATCGACTACGCGGCCGGTGGCCACCCCGCCGCCGCCGTCTACAACCGGCTGTCGGGCCAGTTCGCCTCGCTGCCGGCGCGCGGCCCGCTGCTGGGCGCCTCTGTCACCTCCACGTACTCCTCGCGCCAGGCGCAGCTGCGCCCGGGCGACATCGTGGTCTGGTACACGGACGGTCTCACCGAGGCGCGTGACGCGGGCGGCAAGCTCTACGGCACCCAGCGCCTGGGCGCCGCCGTCCAGGCCAACGCCAGCCTGTCGGCCGAAGCGCTGCGCGACGCCATCCTGGCGGACGTGCGCGCCTTCAGCGCCGGTCAACCCCAGCGTGACGACATCACCGTCGTCGTCGCCGAGTTCAGCCCTGCCTCCTAG
- a CDS encoding metalloprotease codes for MTPRFRLAGFPVQVHPLFLLTTLGLGASLLREPARLAVWFGVVFASVLVHELGHALTYRRYGCPASITLHGLGGTTTGEDAERLTHRQRLWVSLAGPVAGFVLGCLVWGVRELTPAGLSSGLAGFTFQALIWTNFGLGLLNLLPIVPLDGGHIMAAVIRERGGSRYEWLIHLISLGVAACGLVLAILYKELWLGLLALSLGVMNGVQYWRARVEGRYMRQLRSPTLLRRTRPAAGEAEAHVEQLLQDLRLNAHASNASKKRPSPARPPAELPEVPHDPRFVGELLLDSGLAEFAIRPLQAAFTAEPSARTGHALTTALLNAGRFADLEQLLSGPGAPHLGGETLALIATRADTEGQSALAIRARELHRSRGEPLSSQGAHESKKPR; via the coding sequence ATGACTCCGCGCTTCCGATTGGCCGGCTTTCCGGTCCAGGTTCACCCGCTGTTCCTCCTCACCACCCTGGGCCTCGGCGCGTCCCTGCTGAGGGAGCCGGCGCGGCTGGCCGTGTGGTTTGGTGTCGTCTTCGCCTCGGTACTCGTCCACGAGCTGGGCCATGCGCTGACGTACCGGCGCTATGGCTGCCCCGCGAGCATCACCCTGCACGGGCTGGGCGGAACCACCACGGGTGAAGACGCGGAGCGGCTCACCCACCGTCAACGGTTGTGGGTTTCCCTGGCCGGTCCGGTGGCGGGTTTCGTGCTCGGCTGCCTGGTGTGGGGGGTGCGCGAACTCACGCCCGCTGGCCTGTCCAGCGGCCTGGCGGGCTTCACGTTTCAAGCGCTGATCTGGACCAATTTTGGCCTGGGGTTGCTCAACCTGCTGCCCATTGTCCCCCTGGATGGCGGGCACATCATGGCGGCGGTGATCCGCGAGCGCGGAGGCTCCCGCTACGAGTGGCTCATCCACCTCATCTCCCTCGGAGTGGCCGCCTGCGGGCTCGTGCTCGCCATCCTCTATAAGGAGCTCTGGCTGGGGCTGCTCGCGCTCAGCCTGGGGGTGATGAACGGGGTGCAGTACTGGCGCGCGCGGGTGGAGGGGCGCTACATGCGCCAGCTCCGCTCCCCCACCCTGCTCCGACGCACCAGGCCCGCCGCGGGTGAAGCCGAGGCGCACGTCGAGCAACTCCTCCAGGACCTGCGCCTGAACGCTCACGCCTCAAACGCCTCGAAGAAGCGCCCATCTCCGGCCCGGCCTCCCGCCGAACTTCCAGAGGTGCCGCACGATCCACGCTTCGTGGGCGAGCTGCTGCTGGACAGCGGCCTCGCGGAGTTCGCCATCCGCCCCCTCCAGGCCGCCTTCACCGCCGAGCCCTCCGCGCGCACGGGCCACGCGCTGACCACCGCGCTGCTGAACGCCGGGCGCTTCGCGGACCTGGAGCAGCTGCTCTCGGGCCCGGGCGCCCCGCACCTCGGCGGAGAGACGCTGGCGCTCATCGCCACGCGCGCCGACACGGAAGGCCAGAGCGCGCTCGCCATCCGGGCCCGCGAGCTGCACCGGAGCCGCGGCGAGCCCCTGTCCTCCCAAGGTGCGCATGAGTCCAAGAAGCCGCGCTGA
- a CDS encoding SGNH/GDSL hydrolase family protein, whose translation MSLLSLGLWSGCGPGAEDVASPDPSSDAEPPAWVEDSIAPVPPPLDGLEVAPPLVLHEREEDRPTPPRVPAISFQPGFHQALRWSHSVGSLTTFRMRIPIGRAGDRLRVTFRSGDSGLTLQKATVAHAGPSGALASAPVPITFSGSSGFSVGARVRVTSDPIDFPVGFRDELYVSFEVKGALSVSAINAFPGSFARSGAHASTPSAIGGASWQRAIGVATIDVEGPTGRVFLALGDSITEGYIDTYNDMRNAWPTLVQAQLGVPVINAGVSGQGFWGALDTLDQEVLALSGVTDCLILLGTNDLSAVTDEQLQARMTRLLDRLQPFCQPWVSTLLPKEKSNHGNYEVVKASRLVFNAWVREQKRAHVIDLEAVTRQPNNIHLFIDGLEVDGIHPSAEGHRVMAAEATRVLRDNGL comes from the coding sequence GTGAGCCTGCTGAGCCTCGGGCTCTGGAGCGGCTGCGGACCTGGAGCCGAAGACGTTGCCTCTCCGGACCCCTCCTCCGACGCCGAGCCACCCGCCTGGGTGGAGGACTCCATCGCTCCGGTGCCACCTCCCCTCGATGGGCTGGAGGTGGCACCCCCGCTCGTGCTGCATGAGCGGGAAGAGGACCGGCCCACACCGCCTCGGGTCCCGGCGATCTCGTTCCAGCCCGGCTTCCATCAGGCGCTGCGCTGGTCCCACAGCGTGGGCTCCCTGACGACGTTCCGCATGCGCATCCCCATCGGCCGCGCGGGAGACCGGCTGCGGGTGACGTTCCGCTCGGGAGACAGCGGCCTGACGCTGCAGAAGGCCACCGTGGCCCATGCGGGCCCCAGTGGGGCGCTCGCGTCGGCGCCCGTCCCCATCACCTTCTCGGGCTCCTCCGGCTTCAGCGTGGGAGCGCGCGTCCGCGTGACGTCCGATCCGATCGACTTCCCCGTGGGCTTCCGGGACGAGCTGTACGTGTCCTTCGAGGTGAAGGGAGCGCTGTCCGTGTCCGCGATCAACGCGTTTCCGGGCAGCTTCGCGCGCTCCGGCGCGCACGCCAGCACCCCCAGCGCCATCGGAGGCGCTTCGTGGCAGCGCGCCATCGGGGTCGCCACCATCGACGTCGAGGGTCCAACGGGCCGCGTCTTCCTGGCCCTGGGTGACAGCATCACCGAGGGCTACATCGACACCTACAATGACATGCGCAACGCGTGGCCCACGCTCGTCCAGGCGCAGCTGGGTGTGCCGGTCATCAACGCGGGCGTGAGCGGCCAGGGCTTCTGGGGCGCGCTGGATACCCTGGACCAGGAGGTCCTCGCGCTCTCGGGTGTCACCGACTGCCTCATCCTCCTGGGGACCAACGACTTGAGCGCGGTGACCGACGAGCAGCTCCAGGCGCGGATGACCCGTCTGCTCGACCGGCTGCAGCCTTTCTGCCAGCCGTGGGTCAGCACCCTGCTGCCCAAGGAGAAGTCGAACCACGGCAACTACGAGGTGGTGAAGGCAAGCCGGCTCGTGTTCAACGCGTGGGTCCGCGAGCAGAAGCGCGCCCACGTCATCGACCTGGAGGCGGTGACGCGCCAGCCCAACAACATCCACCTGTTCATCGACGGGCTGGAGGTGGACGGCATCCACCCCAGCGCCGAGGGCCACCGTGTCATGGCCGCCGAGGCCACGCGCGTGCTGCGCGACAACGGGCTCTGA
- a CDS encoding TIGR02266 family protein produces MNTDSADLPFTGGEAQPNRRAEERVPARFEVHFSQTEDAAKALRAYSLNISSGGLCLRTRRAYDVGAPVRLELHVNGELFKLQGVVAWVRDESEAVGVRFTKLTEDDRTRLQSLIDSLKR; encoded by the coding sequence ATGAACACTGATTCCGCCGATCTGCCGTTCACGGGTGGAGAAGCCCAGCCGAACCGCCGAGCCGAGGAGCGGGTACCCGCACGCTTCGAGGTCCACTTCAGCCAGACGGAGGATGCCGCCAAGGCCCTCCGCGCCTATTCGCTGAACATCTCGAGCGGCGGGCTGTGCCTGCGCACCCGACGTGCCTATGACGTGGGAGCGCCAGTGCGGCTCGAGCTGCACGTGAACGGCGAGCTCTTCAAGCTCCAGGGCGTCGTCGCCTGGGTGCGTGACGAGTCCGAGGCCGTGGGCGTGCGCTTCACGAAGCTGACGGAGGACGATCGCACTCGCCTCCAGAGCCTCATCGACAGCCTGAAGCGCTGA
- a CDS encoding alpha-ketoacid dehydrogenase subunit beta, with product MANMAQAVRMALHYAEEHLGVMDIFGEDVGMPLGGVFTATQSLKTAWNSPLDERGIIGTAIGLAMAGQRPVAEIQFADYIYNTIDLLKIAGNTLWSTNGDWNLPMVVKTPVGSGIRGSIYHSHSFDATATHIPGWKIVMPSNPLDAYGLMISACQDLNPVMYLEPKALLRVKGEERIPGEPDDDRQLSKMIDAPLGDRSAWKPQWPALEAYAVPIGKGKVVREGTQVTVVSYGRTLPLCAKAADTLREEGVSVEVIDLRTLWPYDWDLLKSSIEKTGRVLYVNEDTEVTNFGEHLVRRTVEELFYKLLAPPRLLAGKFVPGIGLADTLEMASVPQQADVTQSIRSLAAEEP from the coding sequence ATGGCCAACATGGCTCAGGCCGTTCGCATGGCCCTGCACTACGCCGAGGAGCACCTCGGCGTGATGGACATCTTTGGCGAGGACGTGGGCATGCCGCTGGGTGGCGTCTTCACGGCGACCCAGAGCTTGAAGACGGCGTGGAACTCGCCCCTGGACGAGCGCGGCATCATCGGCACGGCCATTGGCCTGGCCATGGCGGGCCAGCGCCCGGTCGCCGAGATCCAGTTCGCCGACTACATCTACAACACCATCGATCTGCTGAAGATCGCCGGCAACACGCTCTGGTCCACCAACGGGGACTGGAACCTGCCCATGGTGGTGAAGACGCCGGTGGGCAGCGGCATCCGCGGCTCCATCTACCACTCGCACTCGTTCGACGCGACGGCGACCCACATCCCCGGCTGGAAGATCGTCATGCCTTCCAACCCGCTGGACGCGTACGGGCTGATGATCTCCGCCTGCCAGGATCTCAACCCCGTCATGTACCTGGAGCCCAAGGCGCTCCTGCGCGTGAAGGGCGAGGAGCGCATCCCCGGCGAGCCGGACGATGATCGGCAGCTGTCGAAGATGATCGACGCGCCGCTGGGTGACCGCTCGGCGTGGAAGCCGCAGTGGCCGGCGCTGGAGGCGTACGCGGTGCCCATCGGCAAGGGCAAGGTGGTGCGCGAGGGCACGCAGGTGACGGTGGTCAGCTACGGCCGCACCCTGCCCCTGTGCGCCAAGGCGGCCGACACCCTGCGCGAGGAGGGTGTGAGCGTGGAGGTCATCGACCTGCGCACGCTGTGGCCGTACGACTGGGACCTGCTCAAGAGCTCCATCGAGAAGACGGGCCGCGTGCTGTACGTGAACGAGGACACCGAGGTGACGAACTTCGGTGAGCACCTGGTGCGCCGCACGGTGGAGGAGCTGTTCTACAAGCTGCTGGCGCCGCCGCGGCTGCTGGCCGGCAAGTTCGTGCCCGGCATCGGCCTGGCCGACACGCTGGAGATGGCCAGCGTGCCGCAGCAGGCGGACGTCACCCAGAGCATCCGCTCGCTCGCCGCCGAGGAGCCGTAG
- a CDS encoding thiamine pyrophosphate-dependent dehydrogenase E1 component subunit alpha: MSRPRLLNRDEASSGPTLDRELLVRIHDVMVKARVLEERLIQMYKQGHGFFWIGGPGEEAFNVPLGLLMKKGQGLDYDYLHAHYRQSATLLALGEEPIGAMRQMKNTASDPYSGGRNFAGHFSKKEWNIAPVSSPIEVQYSIAPGTAMAQKRHGGDGITIVTGGDAGTAEGDFATCLVWSSRPANPLPILIIVTNNKWGISTSADGQHGETNVADRGRAFNIRSKTINGNDPIESYNELKEAMEYVRKERKPFLLEARVSRLYGHSSASGANFVGNEMDCLKEFEAKLEKEGVLTRQQMDELRNRYTEDMAASARLVREEPLPAPETIWNHIFAEKK, translated from the coding sequence TTGTCACGACCCCGCTTGCTCAACCGCGATGAAGCCTCCTCCGGGCCCACGCTCGATCGCGAGCTGCTCGTCCGGATCCACGATGTGATGGTGAAGGCGCGCGTGCTCGAGGAGCGCCTCATCCAGATGTACAAGCAGGGCCACGGCTTCTTCTGGATCGGCGGCCCCGGCGAGGAGGCGTTCAACGTCCCGCTCGGGCTGCTGATGAAGAAGGGCCAGGGCCTGGACTACGACTACCTGCACGCCCACTACCGCCAGTCGGCCACGCTGCTGGCGCTCGGTGAGGAGCCCATCGGCGCGATGCGGCAGATGAAGAACACCGCCAGCGACCCGTACTCGGGCGGCCGCAACTTCGCCGGCCACTTCTCCAAGAAGGAGTGGAACATCGCCCCCGTCTCCTCGCCCATCGAGGTGCAGTACTCGATCGCCCCGGGCACGGCCATGGCGCAGAAGCGCCACGGCGGCGACGGCATCACCATCGTCACCGGCGGTGACGCGGGCACGGCCGAGGGCGATTTCGCCACCTGCCTCGTCTGGAGCAGCCGCCCCGCCAACCCGCTGCCCATCCTCATCATCGTCACCAACAACAAGTGGGGCATCTCCACCTCGGCGGACGGCCAGCACGGCGAGACGAACGTCGCCGACCGCGGGCGCGCCTTCAACATCCGCAGCAAGACCATCAACGGCAACGATCCCATCGAGTCCTACAACGAGCTGAAGGAGGCGATGGAGTACGTGCGCAAGGAGCGCAAGCCCTTCCTGCTGGAGGCGCGGGTGTCGCGCCTGTACGGGCACTCCTCGGCCTCGGGCGCCAACTTCGTGGGCAACGAGATGGACTGCCTCAAGGAGTTCGAGGCCAAGCTGGAGAAGGAGGGCGTGCTGACGCGCCAGCAGATGGACGAGCTGCGCAACCGCTACACCGAGGACATGGCCGCCTCCGCCCGCCTGGTGCGGGAAGAGCCGCTGCCGGCCCCCGAGACCATCTGGAACCACATCTTCGCGGAGAAGAAATAA
- a CDS encoding tetratricopeptide repeat protein, which produces MSRIHRPTRVRRFLSALVLVNMLSGSAALAQYRPPPLTESQQLVKEAEVSQVAASAALTSGNKKEAEEKNRKALQLFEQALTVDPTSVPAAAGLGTVGNLLQDYNRVAEKLKPVLASNPGEISLAYPLGVALYKLRRVQEALPLLEQVSDANLPEHLIVNYYLGSYYLYEQRGDVAIAKLQRYLSLRPEKLAGNDYQIHELIGRGHLLRRDPASARAAFQRAQTGRPESVSTQMGLAAVLEMEGRTQEAQTLVQKLVTSFPQAPEPKERLGRMLLSTGDVAGAETQAVALVKLGGTAAAHLLLGDVRLAQKKATEAEAEYRKVLQLAPGLVSAQIAVGRALQAQGRNEEAIRYLESAAQAGGNNLELWASLGSVNRRANRFQRAVEIHRRVVELAPRQALGYVLLGADHFATGQWDQAIEDYTTALNVEPGNATAQKWLARSLAHRARGRADSNRLDDAIRDLRRAYDLDRSAAMARRLGAAMLEKREFTGARAVLEQGATMQGATWREHWLLGYARLGAGDAEAALAAFDQAVKLTEQPEDLADVSVGAALAEVELGRVDEAVQRLSEPGPSKAARALAEANLPLMLLRRALTRLEGSELEAARKDVELAEKFNLAKQPDLAKLESFTKALLLTEEKRFAEANAALKRGLTPTPRWAQSNTRALAEAYMLYRKEQVPQARKLLTAAAKKPSPWQAKWMSSLANALHRVEGERAYAAGNFKLAEKAFKAALGSDSEDAVLQHNLACVEYRKGKAADAVVTWKRLEPQVPTAALNLGIDAQERRDDIPEAVDAYRRYLATGGSRAGVVREWRERLVVLYGLGGGATASEPSEATATETLP; this is translated from the coding sequence ATGAGCCGCATCCATCGACCCACCCGTGTGCGCCGCTTCCTGTCGGCGCTCGTTCTCGTCAACATGCTCTCGGGCAGCGCGGCCCTGGCGCAGTACCGCCCGCCGCCGCTCACCGAGTCCCAGCAGCTGGTGAAGGAGGCGGAAGTCTCCCAGGTCGCCGCCAGCGCCGCCCTCACCTCCGGCAACAAGAAGGAGGCCGAGGAGAAGAACCGCAAGGCGCTGCAGCTCTTCGAGCAGGCGCTCACGGTGGATCCCACCTCGGTGCCGGCCGCCGCGGGCCTGGGCACCGTGGGCAACCTGCTGCAGGACTACAACCGCGTCGCCGAGAAGCTCAAGCCGGTGCTCGCCTCCAACCCCGGGGAGATCTCCCTGGCCTACCCGCTGGGCGTGGCGCTCTACAAGCTGCGCCGCGTCCAGGAGGCGCTGCCGCTGCTGGAGCAGGTGTCCGACGCGAACCTGCCCGAGCACCTCATCGTCAACTACTACCTGGGCAGCTACTACCTCTATGAGCAGCGCGGGGACGTGGCCATCGCCAAGCTCCAGCGCTACCTGTCGCTGCGCCCGGAGAAGCTGGCCGGCAACGACTACCAGATCCACGAGCTGATCGGCCGCGGCCACCTGCTGCGCCGTGATCCGGCCTCCGCGCGCGCCGCCTTCCAGCGCGCCCAGACGGGCCGCCCGGAGTCGGTCTCCACGCAGATGGGCCTGGCGGCCGTGCTGGAGATGGAGGGCCGCACCCAGGAGGCGCAGACGCTGGTGCAGAAGCTCGTCACCTCGTTCCCGCAGGCGCCCGAGCCCAAGGAGCGCCTGGGCCGCATGCTGCTGTCCACGGGCGACGTGGCCGGCGCGGAGACGCAGGCGGTGGCCCTGGTGAAGCTGGGCGGCACCGCGGCCGCGCACCTGCTGCTCGGTGACGTGCGCCTGGCGCAGAAGAAGGCCACGGAGGCCGAGGCCGAGTACCGCAAGGTGCTGCAGCTCGCGCCGGGCCTGGTGTCGGCGCAGATCGCCGTGGGCCGCGCGCTGCAGGCGCAGGGCCGCAACGAGGAGGCCATCCGCTACCTCGAGTCCGCGGCACAGGCGGGCGGCAACAACCTGGAGCTGTGGGCCTCGCTCGGCTCCGTCAACCGCCGCGCCAACCGCTTCCAGCGCGCCGTGGAGATCCACCGTCGCGTGGTGGAGCTCGCCCCGCGCCAGGCCCTGGGCTACGTGCTGCTGGGCGCCGACCACTTCGCCACCGGCCAGTGGGATCAGGCCATCGAGGACTACACCACCGCGCTCAACGTCGAGCCGGGCAACGCCACCGCCCAGAAGTGGCTGGCGCGCTCGCTGGCGCACCGCGCTCGGGGCCGCGCCGACTCGAACCGGCTGGATGACGCCATCCGCGATCTGCGCCGCGCGTACGATCTCGATCGCAGCGCCGCCATGGCCCGCCGGCTCGGCGCGGCGATGCTGGAGAAGCGCGAGTTCACCGGGGCGCGCGCCGTGCTGGAGCAGGGCGCGACGATGCAGGGCGCCACCTGGCGCGAGCACTGGCTGCTGGGCTACGCACGGCTGGGCGCCGGAGACGCCGAGGCGGCGCTGGCCGCCTTCGATCAGGCCGTGAAGCTCACAGAGCAGCCCGAGGATCTCGCGGATGTGTCCGTGGGCGCGGCGCTCGCCGAGGTGGAGCTGGGCCGCGTGGACGAGGCGGTGCAGCGGCTGTCCGAGCCGGGCCCCTCCAAGGCCGCCCGGGCGCTGGCCGAGGCCAACCTGCCGCTCATGCTGCTGCGCCGGGCGCTCACGCGCCTGGAAGGGTCGGAGCTGGAGGCGGCGCGCAAGGACGTGGAGCTCGCCGAGAAGTTCAACCTCGCCAAGCAGCCGGACCTGGCCAAGCTGGAGTCCTTCACCAAGGCGCTGCTGCTCACCGAGGAGAAGCGCTTCGCCGAGGCGAACGCGGCGCTCAAGCGCGGCCTCACCCCGACGCCGCGCTGGGCCCAGTCCAACACGCGCGCGCTGGCGGAGGCTTACATGCTCTACCGCAAGGAGCAGGTGCCTCAGGCGCGCAAGCTGCTGACGGCGGCGGCCAAGAAGCCCTCGCCCTGGCAGGCCAAGTGGATGTCCTCCCTGGCCAACGCGCTGCACCGCGTGGAAGGCGAGCGCGCGTACGCCGCGGGCAACTTCAAGCTGGCGGAGAAGGCCTTCAAGGCGGCGCTGGGCTCCGACTCCGAGGACGCGGTGCTGCAGCACAACCTGGCCTGCGTGGAGTACCGCAAGGGCAAGGCCGCCGACGCGGTGGTCACCTGGAAGCGGCTCGAGCCGCAGGTGCCCACGGCCGCGCTCAACCTGGGCATCGACGCCCAGGAGCGCCGCGATGACATTCCCGAGGCGGTGGATGCCTACCGCCGCTACCTGGCCACCGGTGGCTCGCGCGCGGGCGTCGTCCGCGAGTGGCGCGAGCGCCTGGTCGTCCTCTATGGGCTGGGCGGCGGCGCTACCGCCTCCGAGCCGTCCGAGGCCACCGCCACGGAGACCCTCCCATGA